Below is a window of Polyangiaceae bacterium DNA.
TCAGGCCACTTGCTCTGACGAGGCACTGGTGCCTCGAGCGACGCCGAATGCGTGAGCGGTGCCGATTGTGTCTCTGGGGTGAAGAGGCTGAGAACTGGCGGTTCACCAGGCAACGTGACGCGGTGCGGCTCTGAATCGCTCGTGGCTTGCTCTGCCTCGTCCGTCGCAGTCCGCTCTCGTTGCTCCAGCGTAGGTTTCGATCCAAACAGGAACAAAGTCGACTTCGAAGCAAGCTCGATGCGGTGGTGAAGTGTCTGACCGCTTTGGATCCGTGCCGACGGGTCCAGCGCCAGGCTGTCCGCGAGGAAGAGCTTCCACGGGTTGCTGCCCGTATTCCCTAACCAGCTTCGGCTCTTCACGTGGTTGCGATAGAAGGTGGCGTACTCGAAGATCGTGGAATCTTGCGCCAGCCCGCTTGGGTGTATGCCAAACAAGAGAATCCAAGCGAGCACACCAAATGCAAAAACATCGGACTGCGGTGCAGGTATTCCACCGCCAAAAGTCTTGGGGTCCAACAACTCCGGTGCCATGTACGGTGGCGTCCCCACGACGTGGCCTTCCGCTGTGAGTGCGGGATGGTTCGCGTCCGTCTTCGCAATGCCAAAGTCGACGAGTTTGGTATGTTGTGCGCTCTCGGGAAAATCCCAGAAGTCGTCCGTAACCAGAACGTTTTCGAGCTTCAGGTCTCGGTGCACCACGCTGCGCTGGTGGAGGTACATCAGCGCGCCTGCGATATGGCGCAGGACCTGAATCCGGTGGCGTTCCGTGAATCGAGAGTCAGCCAAGACTTCGTCGAGTGGACTGCCCTGCACGAAGTCCAGGACCAGCCCCAGCACTCCGCTGGCTAGGTCCTCGAACATGGCATGGCACCCTACGAGGGAGGGATGATCCAGTTTCGCAAGAGCCCGCGCCTCTCGCCGAATCCGCTCGAGCTGGTTGGCGCTCGCGCCGGTGACTTGCACCAGCTTCAAGGCGCGGTGAACTCCCGGGTTGAGCGGATCCTCGGCTCGCCAGACGCTACCCTGCCCACCTTCACCAATCGGACCCACCAGCACGTAGCGGTCGACCCGTCCCCCGGGTTCCAATTCCACGCAGACATCATACGTCACGCAGCTGGCTTCTCGCGCGTACTTTGACGGTCAGAAGAACGTGCGGTGCTGCGGGTTCCAACACTACGGCAAGCAAAGCCCCGCCGCGGACGGCAATCCGTTGCGGCAGGTGACGGTGCACGAGCCGGTGATCCAGTCGCGCGTCTGCCCAGCGGGGCACGCCGCGGGAGTGGGCGCCGGCTGGCTGCCGCTGGCTGCGCACACCATCGCGACCGGGGGAGCGCCGTTGGGGCACGCCGGAGCGCACCAGCCGAACACCAGGTCCCGCGCCTGACCCGTGGGACAGCCCGACGCCGCTGGATTTGGCGTGGGCTTCGGTTGCGGTCCCGGATTTGGGTTCGGAGCTGCATGCGCGTTTCCCAGTGGCGCGCTCACCTC
It encodes the following:
- a CDS encoding serine/threonine protein kinase, yielding MELEPGGRVDRYVLVGPIGEGGQGSVWRAEDPLNPGVHRALKLVQVTGASANQLERIRREARALAKLDHPSLVGCHAMFEDLASGVLGLVLDFVQGSPLDEVLADSRFTERHRIQVLRHIAGALMYLHQRSVVHRDLKLENVLVTDDFWDFPESAQHTKLVDFGIAKTDANHPALTAEGHVVGTPPYMAPELLDPKTFGGGIPAPQSDVFAFGVLAWILLFGIHPSGLAQDSTIFEYATFYRNHVKSRSWLGNTGSNPWKLFLADSLALDPSARIQSGQTLHHRIELASKSTLFLFGSKPTLEQRERTATDEAEQATSDSEPHRVTLPGEPPVLSLFTPETQSAPLTHSASLEAPVPRQSKWPERLLLLSVFMLGGLVVLFVYGTSIVFDLEDKDDDVAASTGFANSVPRAGDNSWPKACGSNVPACDPKCCPSGRSCAPLACDSTIDQNSLWNLRLWQVRVPDANGQVALLIDPKVDVCVAPRRDPSREVCMNVGASRTAATKPLEVSLTDLTADGLSIWVGRRGVLGGEELGSVSDARYQSLKGEVLCKGLEFHQFPGGGIVKAVRFYLDPLDVAPSRECADTEP